The Mycolicibacterium duvalii DNA window CCTGCAGCTGCCGGACGAAGCTGGTGTCATCGGCGAGCTGATCGGGGATCGACCCGTACAGGCAGCGCCCGGCCGGCATCCCGGCCGTCGACTGCGTGGCACGCGGGTTGGCCCCCATCAGGTCGTGCGCGCCCCGGTTGATCCAGCGTGTGTCACCGCCGGCCACCAGTTCGGCGACCTCGCCGACCGGCAGGGTGAGCATCCCGCACAAATCCCAGCCCGACAGCGCGAAGACCCCGGGTTGCAGCGCGTTGAACATCGCCAGCAGCAGGTGGGCGCGGCGGATGTCGTCGATCTCGGTGATCTGGTCGAGATCGACGATGCCCAGAGCCGCACACACCACACTGGCCGTGGTGCAGGCGATTCCGTTCGTCGTGAACGTTCGGTTGTACGGCGCGTCCGGCCCGGTCAGATGCTCGATCAGGTCACCACGAACACTGGCGGCGATCTGTTCTCCGGTCATCTCGTCGCCCTTGAAGTAGTAGACGTCGTCGCGGTGACCGTGCTCCCAGTGCAGCAGTTCGTAGGTCAGCTCGTCGTGGTTCTGCAGCGCGTGCACCAGTGAGGCCGGGTCGACGCCGAGATCGAGGGTGGTGCGCAACGTCAGGCGCAGGAACTCGGTGTCGCCGGTGGCCAGCGCGTGGTGATAGGCGGGCCGGTTGACGAAGTCGTAGGACAGGTCCGCGCCGGCCTCGCCGATCTGGCGGATGTCGTCGATGGTCAGGTTGAGTTCCTGGAAGGTGAAACCACCGACCTTGCGCACCATGCTCGCGATCAGGTGGTTGGCGGCCTCCGACAACGGATGGCCCTCCGACCACGCCGAGTTGCCTTCACTGGCCGCCTTCTCCACGCCCAGGAAGCCGTTGGCGTCCAACCGCAGCGCGCCGGTGCCGAGGTCGGCCAGCGAGTGCAGTGCGTCGCCGATGACCAGCCGCATCCCGGCGAAGGACGGGTCCAGCCAGTTGATCGACGGTTGGCCGTCCTTGAAGTAGTGCAGATACACCCACCGCCGCTCGACGCCGTCGACGCCGGTGACCGGCCGGGTCACACTCCAGTTGGTCTCCTTGATGCCCTCGGCGTAGAAGATGACCCGCTGCAGGCGGCCGATGATGTAGCCGGCCTTGTCCAGCCATTCCTCGGTCTCGGCGTCGATGTTGACCGAGTCCGCCCCGGCCGGGACGTCGGGCAGCTTGTGCCAGTCGCGGGGGTCGATGTCGACCATGTGATAGATGCCCGGATAGTCGGCGTACTTCATCTCGGCGAGCCGGAAGTCCGCGCCCTTGCCGGTATGGCCGGGCACGATGTCGTCGATGATGGTGCCCCCGTACCACGCTGCGGTGGCGCACATCTGGCGGAACTCGTCTTCGGTGCCGAAGGCCGGATCGATCTGGGTGCCGATCCGGTCGAAGTGGCCGTCCACGCTCGGCGTGTACCGCCAGCCCGAGATGCCGCCCGCGCGTTTGACCGGGCCGGTGTGGACGGCTTCGATTCCGATCTCGGCGAACGCCTTCCACATGTCTTCGCTGGCCATCGCTTTGAGAAACGACTCGTCCGGGCGGGTGATCAGGGACAGCGGGTATGCGGTGAACCACACCGACGCGGTGTCGACGGCTGCACGCGGGTTGGGGGTGGCGTAGGGGTTCTGCCACATCGAGCCCTGACCGGAGAACTGTGAACTGATCTCGTTGGCGTCGGCGAGCATCGACTGTGCGCGCAGCCACTCCACATACGCCGGGTTGTTGCCGTTGGCCGGGCCGTCCTGGGCGATGGACCGCCGCGCGAACGGGGTCTTGACCCGAGGTCGGAAGCGCAGCGTGCGGGGCCGCGCGGGGTGCAGATGTTCGGCATAGGTTGGCTCGACCGGCTCGGGCGCGTCATCGCTGTCGGCCAACTCCGACATAACCGTCCTCCTGACTTCCACCTACTGAGTTTCCCCTCGGAGCGGGCACACCGCGATGTGAGGGATTATTGCCCCCGCGCCGCCGGCGGAAACCGATTGCTGCTCGAGGGCCTGTCGCGGTCAGTCGAACAAGCGGTCCAACGCGTCGCGCTCGAGTTCGATCCACCGTCTGACCCGGCGCCGTACCCCGTCGACCTCGTCGGGGTCCATATGGTGAGCCCCGTCCGGAGTCAGCCGGCAGATGTCCATCGGCCCGCCGACACTGGGTGATGACGCGTCCAGGGCGTCGAGCACCCGCAGCGCGGCGACCACGCCGTAGTCGAGGTCACGCTCGCTCATCCGGAAGTGGGTGAGCAGCGCGTGGGCCTGTTGGGCCTGCGGCGCGCCACTGCCGACGGCCTGGAAGCCGGTCTCCTCGTGGTGCCCGATGAGCCCGTTCGGGTCGAGGTCGACGATGAACGGTTCGTCACCGGAGTAGCCGGCGGCCAGCACGTAGGTGGCCGGGGTGCCGGCGGTCTCCTGACCGGGCACTTGCGGGATGAATGCGTCGTAGTGGTGCTTCAGTATGGGCAGCACCCTGGCCTGCAGCGCGTGCCCGATGTTCTTGGATTCGACGATCGCGTCGGCTTCGTCGTGGAAGACCTGTTCGACGTCGTAGAGCACTGCCCGCGAGCCGCTGCCGCCCCACGCCGCGTATCGGCCCAGCGAGTGCAACTTCTGGGCCGGGTAGGTCAGCCCGCGACCGGGATCGGTGATCTGCGAATCCGAGGCCAGCACAATGCCGTTCGCACACCGGATGGCCAGAACGACGGTCACGCTGCAACTCTTTTCGGCACGGGCATGAATCGATGGTCTCACGGCCGGAACGGCACCTGGGTGGAGCCAACCGGGGACCGGAGGAGCCTGATCGACCACACTGAGTGCCATGACGGAACTCGGCGCGGCCCGCGTAGCGGTGTACCTCGACTTCGACAACATCGTGATCTCGCGGTACGACCAGGTCAACGGCCGTAACTCGTTTCAGCGCGACAAGGCCAAGGGCCTGGAGGAATACCCGGACCGCCTGACCCGCGCCACGGTCGACGTCGGGGCCATCATCGACTTCGCGTCGTCGTTCGGCACCTTGGTGCTGACCCGGGCCTACGCCGATTGGTCAGCCGAGATCAATGCCGCCTACCGCGGGCAACTCGTCGGTCGCGCCGTGGACCTGGTCCAGCTGTTCCCGGCAGCGGCGTACGGCAAGAACGGCGCCGACATCCGGCTGGCCGTCGACGCGGTCGAGGACATGTTCCGGTTGCCGGACCTGACGCACGTGGTGATCGTCGGCGGGGACTCCGACTACATCGCGCTGGCGCAGCGATG harbors:
- the treS gene encoding maltose alpha-D-glucosyltransferase, which codes for MSELADSDDAPEPVEPTYAEHLHPARPRTLRFRPRVKTPFARRSIAQDGPANGNNPAYVEWLRAQSMLADANEISSQFSGQGSMWQNPYATPNPRAAVDTASVWFTAYPLSLITRPDESFLKAMASEDMWKAFAEIGIEAVHTGPVKRAGGISGWRYTPSVDGHFDRIGTQIDPAFGTEDEFRQMCATAAWYGGTIIDDIVPGHTGKGADFRLAEMKYADYPGIYHMVDIDPRDWHKLPDVPAGADSVNIDAETEEWLDKAGYIIGRLQRVIFYAEGIKETNWSVTRPVTGVDGVERRWVYLHYFKDGQPSINWLDPSFAGMRLVIGDALHSLADLGTGALRLDANGFLGVEKAASEGNSAWSEGHPLSEAANHLIASMVRKVGGFTFQELNLTIDDIRQIGEAGADLSYDFVNRPAYHHALATGDTEFLRLTLRTTLDLGVDPASLVHALQNHDELTYELLHWEHGHRDDVYYFKGDEMTGEQIAASVRGDLIEHLTGPDAPYNRTFTTNGIACTTASVVCAALGIVDLDQITEIDDIRRAHLLLAMFNALQPGVFALSGWDLCGMLTLPVGEVAELVAGGDTRWINRGAHDLMGANPRATQSTAGMPAGRCLYGSIPDQLADDTSFVRQLQAILKVRSHYGIAISRQVDIPEVSHRGMLVMVHELDGGGQLGLTVLNFANEHIAGSVRSEFLPPGAQVSDMFSGHDLTTVDDLHSFAVEIAPLHGLALLVQPAEAADEDG
- a CDS encoding proteasome protein is translated as MTVVLAIRCANGIVLASDSQITDPGRGLTYPAQKLHSLGRYAAWGGSGSRAVLYDVEQVFHDEADAIVESKNIGHALQARVLPILKHHYDAFIPQVPGQETAGTPATYVLAAGYSGDEPFIVDLDPNGLIGHHEETGFQAVGSGAPQAQQAHALLTHFRMSERDLDYGVVAALRVLDALDASSPSVGGPMDICRLTPDGAHHMDPDEVDGVRRRVRRWIELERDALDRLFD